GCGCGTTGAAGATCAACTCACCGCACAGGTTGACTTCGCGCTTCCGTCATATGAATCATCATCAACGGGCGAAATTTTTCCGCCGCGTATTTGCGTTCGCCCTCGGGAACCAGCTGATGCCGCGCGACACATGGGAAACTCGGTTCGCGTCGTGGGGGATAAGGAAAGCATTCGCTGTCGCGCATCCGGACGCGCGGTGGCTGCAACGAAAGACGGATCGAATGCGAGGCGCCGGAGCGAACCCTCAACGTTTGGTCCGAACACATTGAGCCGGCGCGTGTGATACGTACAACAGCAACGATCTTGCGCGGGACCCGCGCCCCAACACTGATCGACAGGAGTCAGGCAATGCGAGTATTGATCACAGGATCTGCCGACGGGCTCGGCCAGATGGCCGCGCGTCTGCTCGTCGCGGAGGGTCATCGAGTGGTGCTGCATGGTCGGAGCGCGGCGCGCTCGCAGCAGGCGCTCGATGCGGTGCCGGGCGCGGAGGCCGTGGTGTCAGGCGATCTGTCGAGCCTTCGCGACATGGCCGACGTCGCCGCTCAGGCGAACCGCCTCGGGCGTTTCGATTCGATCATCCACAACGCGGCGGTGGGGTACCGCGAACAACGACGCATCGAAACAGAGGATGGCCTGCCGCACGTCTTCGCGATCAACACGCTCGCGCCGTACGTGCTGACCGCATTGATCGATGCGCCGCAGCGGCTCGTCTATCTGAGTTCGGGTCTGCATCGCAGCGGCGATGCGAGTCTGGATGATCTCGAGTGGCGAGCGCGGCGCTGGGACGGCACGGCCGCGTATTCGGATTCGAAACTGCACGACCTGCTGCTTGCATTCGCGGTGGCACGGCGCTGGCCGCACGTGTTGTCGAATGCGCTCGAGCCCGGTTGGGTCGCAACGAAGATGGGCGGTCCCGGCGCGCCCGACGATCTCGATGCGGCACCGCGCACGCAGGCGTGGCTCGCGGTGAGCGACGATGCGGCGGCGCGCGTGAGCGGGCAGTACTTCTATCACATGAAGCCGCGTCCCACGCATCCGGCGGCAGACGATCCCGACGTGCAGGATCGTCTGCTCGATGCGTGCGAGCGGTTGTCGGGCGTCGCGCTACCCGACTGACTCGGTGGCGGACAAGTTACGTCGCGGCGCCGAGCGGAACCGTCAGCGACGTCCCCGCCGGGTCCAGCCTCAATTCGGTGCCTGCTTCCGGACGCAGCGTCGCTTCGTAGTCGCTCGACAGCACGACGAAGCCGAGACGATGACCCGCCGCGAGCGTGTAGTCGCGCGGCATGAACGTGAGCTGCAGATCGTATTGCATGCCCGGCTGGACCGGCTGCGACGCACCGATCGATGCGCGGTTGCGCGGATCGGTCCACGCACGCGTGATGATCGTCGCGGTGCCGTCGGGCGCGCGGTCGATCAGCAATCCAGTCACGTTCGCGACGGCTGAGAACGCCAGCCGCACCTTCGCGGTCGCCGTGCCCGACAGACGGCTCGCGGTCGCGAGCGGAGCCGTGTCGAAGCGCCCGCGATGCGCGCCGCTGTCGGTGTTCGCGAGATCGAGCGCCATGATTTGCGCATCGTCGGTGAACGTCACGATGGGGCCGCCGCTCGCGTAGCGCAGCAGCACGCCGTCGCGCGAGCCGTCGCCTCCCGCGAAATAGCGGATGGACCGCGCGCTGCTCGCCGGCCACTGCGCTTCCTTCAGCAGCGTGCCGTCGGTCTGCTCGATCACCGCGCCCGCATCGCGTTCGATCGCGTTGTTGTTGCCGAGCAGATAACGCGTGAACCAGCGGTTCACTTCGGTCGTCCACGCGGCGCCCATCGCCGGCCGGTTGCGCGGGTCCATGTGCGTCCCGCGATGCAGCCACAGTTGCGTCGGTACGTGTTGCCGCCGCATCGACTGATACCAGCCTATCGATTGATCGGTTCTGACGTTGTCGTCGGTGAGTCCCTGCGCGATCAGCGCGGGCGCGACCGCGTTGCGCGGCGAGACTTCGCGCGCGGCCCAGAATGCCGAGTAGTCGCCGGTGGTGCGGTCTTCGTCGCGATACGCTTCGTCGATCAGATGCGTGCAGCGTTCGGGATGCGCGTTGGTCAGCAGTGCCTTGAGGTAGACGTCGACGTCTTCGCCCTGATAACCGTCGGGTGCGCGCACGAGCCCGGCCTGTCGATAGTAGCCGTACATGTTGTCGAGGCCCGCGATCGGCACGATTGCGTCGAGTCCGCGTGTGCGCAGACCCGCAACCATCTTCGGCAGCGTGCCGTCGTACGACACGCCGTACATGCCGACGTGACCCGTCGACCAGTCCGCGACGACCGGCTTGCCCGCGCTGTCCTGCGCGACCGCATCGCGGCCGAGCCAGCGGATCACCGATGCCATCGCGACCGATTCTTCGTGCGTGAGAATCGTCGGGCAGCCGTCGGAGCCCGCGGTGCCGAGCGAATCCGCATAGACGATCGTGAAGCCGCGCGGCACGAAGTACGACTCGATCCATGAGCGCGCAGCCATGGCCATGCTGGCTTCTTCGCGCAGATGCGAAACAGGAGAGGGCGCGGCCTTGAGGACGCGTGCGGACGATTGCGTCGATACGCCTGGAGCGGGATGCGGACTGCCGTCGAGTTCGACATCGACATCGTGATCCGGCGCGTCGGCGAGATCGTTGTTGTACGGACTTGCGAGCACGATGACCGGCGTCTTTGCACCGTCGGCGGTTTCGGACGGCCGCACGATATGCACGTGAATGCGGTCCTTCGTGCCGTCGCCGTCGGAATCGACCGGCGTGTCGACCCACGCATCGGTTGCGATCGTGTTACCCGACAGCGACGGCTGCACCTGACCGTCCTTGATGACCGCGCGATACTTGCCGCTCGTGATGTCCGCGTACGGCACGCCCGACGGCGAGAGCTTCGGTGCGCCGTTCGCATCCGGCGAGTTAGCGGCGGAGGGCGTGTCCTGTTTCGCTTCGACGGCCTTGTTCGCGGTCGCGGCACCACCCGAGCCGCTGCTGCCGTTGTCTCCTCCGCATGCCGCAAGCGATGCGGCGGCCGCGAGTGCGGTGATCCAGAGATGCAGTGAACCGGTCGAACGCAGTGCCATCATGTCCCCTCGTAATCGGATTGTTGGGGAATGGTAGTTGGCGCGAGTCGGCGCGTTGCTCACGCTTTCTCACTTCTGGAGCGCGATGCGGCGGTGGGGCGCGGCGATGATGCGCGATGGGACATTGGAACGCGGTGCCGGAAAGTTCGCGGTCGCTTTTTATCCCGACGACGATGACGAGACTTCGATACGTGATCGCTGTCGGATGCGCTTTTCGGCTGCGCATCGCGGCCGTTGGCCTGTATCGTGACCGACGATAGATAAGGAGGACCATGTGCAATGGCTGAGCCGTTATTGATCTACTCGGAAGTCCCTCTTTCTTTTGCCGCGTTCAAGCGATGGCTGGCGCTGCCGTCCGCGTCGGTAGAAAGCGATCGGGCCGCTGGTGCAGAAAATTTCGTCGGTAGCATCTGCGGGTTGATCGCGTCGTACATTCAGGGCGCATGCGATCCCGCTACAGGCAACTACCTGATGTGCCGCTACGACCGGACACAGAAGGCTCTGCAATTCGCCGCGTGCCTCTACGACGGCTCGACGGCGGACGCGCGAGAGGACGCGCACCGCCTCGCTGCGATAGCGCGTTCCGCGATCGCGTGTCAGCGTGGTAACGCGAAGAGCGGGTACATCGTGGCGGAGCTCGATGAGCTTAACTGGCCTCCGGCGCAGGACGTCGATAAAGGGCGCATGGCTTCGCTCGAGAAAGACCCCGTCGATGTCACGCCGGAATGGTTCGCCGCGTGGACCTCGGCGCTGGCCACGTTGGGGCCGTTCGAGAGCCAGATGGAGTGGATCGATCGATTGATCCTGGATGAGCTTCGACAAAATGCACTGCTTCAGCAGGCGAGCCCCGAGCGGCCGGTTCGCATAGGCTGGCTTTATACGGATGGCCAGCAGGTTTATGCGTCAGTAGCGGGGAAGTCGTTTTACGTCGACGATCCCGACGCGCCCGATGGCCAGCGAATGGAGCGCACACCCGACGCGCTCTATTTCCTCGAAGGCGCGAATCCCCGCACGATGCGCGCGCTGTGCGACGACTACTACACCGACGGGAACCTGCTATGGCATTGCAATATATTTTCAGGCGAGATGCCGCAGGCTCTCGCGTACTGCAAAGGCCATACCCCCAGCATCTACAAATTTGTGGACAGCTCCATCGACTCGCTTGTCGTGATGGGTGATTCGGCGTGGAACGTCGCGTACGACGACAGCAAGCCACCTCAGCATCGCTATCACGTCCGGCACACGGCGATCGACGGCAACACGTTCGAGCGGATATCGGCTACGCGTTCGTTTCGGGATTGTCGACGACGCTACGCGTTCGACGAGCGCACCGGCCTCTGCCCCGTTGAAGAGCCGTAACGTGCGACGCCCGACGTGTCGGCGAATCCAGAAAAACAAAAAGCCCAGTCGCGATGACTGGGCTTTTGCCTGAAACTGTTTGGTGCCGGAAAGAGGAATCGAACCCCCGACCTTCGCATTACGAATGCGCTGCTCTACCGTCTGAGCTATTCCGGCATCAGGGAACCGCGATTATAGGGACGTTTTACGGCTCTTGGCAAGTCCCGCGCTCAATTTTTTGACTCGAGGTGGTACCGCGTGACGCGGTCCACTTCGTTCTTCGAGCCGAGGAACACGGCAACGCGTTCGTGCAGGCTCTTCGGCTGGATATCCAGAATGCGCTTGTGGCCGTTGGTTGCCGCACCGCCCGCCTGCTCGACGATGAACGCCATCGGGTTCGCTTCGTACATCAGGCGCAGCTTGCCGGGCTTGTCCGGCGTGCGCATGTCGGCGGGGTACATGAAGATGCCGCCGCGGTTCAGGATACGGTGCACGTCGGCGACCATCGATGCGATCCAGCGCATGTTGAAGTCCGCCTGCCGCGCGCCGTCCTTGCCGTCCTTCAATTCGCCGACGTACTGCTGGACCGGCGGATACCAGTGACGCTCGTTCGACGCATTGATCGCGAATTCGCGCGTCTCGACGGGGATGCGCATGTCGCTTTGCGTGAGCACCCACGACCCGAGCTCGCGATCCAGCGTGAAGCAGTTCACGCCGTGGCCGGTGGTCAGCACGAACACGGTTTGCGGACCGTACACCGCGTAGCCCGCCGCGACCTGCTTGGTGCCCGGTTGCAGGAACGACTGCTCGGTGGATTGCTGGCCGTCGGGCGAACGCAGCACCGAGAAGATCGTGCCGATGGAAACGTTCACATCGATGTTCGACGACCCGTCGAGCGGATCGAACACCAACAGGTATTCGCCCTTCGGATAGTTCGCGGGGATCGGAAAGAACTGCTCCATTTCTTCCGATGCCATGCCGGCGAGGTTGCCGCCCCATTCGTTGGCTTCGAGCAGGATTTCGTTCGACAGGATGTCGAGCTTCTTCTGCACTTCGCCCTGCACGTTTTCGCTGCCGGCGGTGCCGAGCGCGTCGCCGAGCGCGCCCTTGCTGACGTGATAGCTGATCGCCTTGCACGCGCGCGCGACGACTTCGATCAGCAGGCGCAGGTCGGCCGGCAGGTTGTTGTTCTCGCGTTGCTGCTCGATCAGATACTTGGTGAGAGTGGTACGACGCTGCAAGGCCATTGCTCTACTCCGGAAAGGCGAAGGGGACAGTCGGGATTTTACCCGCTCGGATCGGGTGCTCCGTGTTTTCCCGGGTTTTGTCGCGATCGCGCGGTGGCAGCCGGTGTGCGATTGGCGAGCGAGGCACAAAAAAGCCGGCACAGGTGCCGGCTTTCGATGCAACGCAAACCGCTCCGCCTACGCGAGCGCCTTCTCGACGATCTCGCGCACGTCGCGCGATTTCACCTGTGCTGCAACCCGTTCGAGCGCACTGCGCATCTTGTCGCGCAACGCCGGCGTGAAGCGGCGCCACAGTTCGAGCGAACGCGCGAGCCGCGCGGCAACCTGCGGATTCAACGCATCGAGTGCGATGACCTGCTCGGCCCAGAACGCGTAGCCCGAGCCGTCTTCCGCGTGGAACTGCGACGGGTTCGCCGCGCAGAAGCTGAAAATAAGCGAGCGCGCGCGGTTCGGATTCTTCAGATTGAACGCGGGATGCGACATCAGTTTGCGCACGATGTCGATCACCGGACGCTGCGCCGAACCGCGCTGGGTGGCCTGCAGCGCGAACCACTTGTCGATGACGAGCGGTTCCTTCTCGAAGCGCTGATAGAAATCGGCGAGCGCGTCCTGCGCGCGCTGTACCGCGTGACTGTCGCCGGCCGCCGATGCCGTGAGCAGTGCGGACAACGCCGCGGACCGGTCGGTCATGTTGTTCGCCGCGTCGTACTGCGCGCCGGCGAGACGGACCGCGTCGGCCGGATCGTCGAGTTCCGCGAGGTACGCGAGCGCGAGATTCTTCAACGCGCGATGACCGCCCGCGTCAGGCGTCGCTTCGTACGCGCCGGGCGTCTGATGGCGTTCGTAGATCGTCAGCCAGTCGGAGCGCAGCGCATCGGCGAGACGCTTGCGGACGAACTGCCGCGCGACGTGAACCGCGGCCGGATTCGACTCGGTCATCTGCTCGGCGAGATACGCTTCGGACGGCAGCATCAGCGCCAGCTCGCGGAACGCGGGCGACAGCGTTTCGTCGGTCAGCACGCGGGCGAATGCGCCGATCACCGTGTCGTCGAACTGCAGCGGCGCACCCGACGCCGCACGCGCGGCGAGCCCGAGCAGTTCGCGTGTCGCGAGCCGCTGGCCCGCCTCCCAGCGGTTGAACGGATCGCTGTCGTGCGCGAGCAGGAACGCGAGTTCGTCGGCCGAGTAGTCGTAATCGACGATCACCGGTGCCGAGAAATTACGCAGCAGCGACGGCAGCGGTTTCTCCGCGACGTCGATGAACGTGAAGGTCTGGTCGGCCTGCGTGAATTCGAGCACACGTGTCGTGCCGTGCGCGGCGGTTTCGCCTTCGAGCCGCAGCGGCAGATCGATGCCGTTCGCGCCGATCAGCCCGATCGCGAACGGGATCAGCAGCGGCCCGGTCTGCGTGTCGCGCACGGCGGGCGTGACGCTGGCCGCGTCGCCGTAGCTTTGCGCGAGCGTCACGCGATACTGGCGCTGCGCGGCGTCGTAGTGCGTGCGCACCGTGACGCGCGGCGTGCCGGCCTGGCTGTACCAGCGCTCGAACTGCGCGAGATCGCGATCGTTCGCGTCCGCCAGCGCATGACGGAAATCGTCGCACGTGACGGCCTGGCCATCATGGCGGCGGAAGTACAGATCCATCCCGCGACGAAAGCCTTCGCGGCCGAACAGCGTCTGATACATCCGCACGACTTCCGAGCCTTTCTCGTAGACCGTCATCGTGTAGAAGTTGTTGATCTCGACGTAGCTTTCGGGGCGCACCGGATGCGCCATCGGGCCCGCGTCCTCGGCGAACTGCATCTGGCGCAGCACGCGGACGTCCTCGATGCGCTTGGTCGCGCGTGCCGCTTCGTCCGTCGCGCCGCCGGCCATGTCCGCGGAAAATTCCTGGTCGCGGAAAACCGTCAGACCTTCCTTCAGACTCAACTGGAACCAGTCGCGGCACGTCACGCGATTGCCGGTCCAGTTATGGAAGTACTCATGCCCGACGACGGCCTCGATGTTCGCGAAGTCGGTATCGGTCGCGGTCTCGGGATTCGCCAGCACGTACTTCGTGTTGAAGATGTTGAGCCCTTTGTTTTCCATCGCGCCCATGTTGAAGTCGCCGACCGCGACGATCATGAAGCGGTCCAGATCGAGTTCGAGCCCGAAGCGCTTTTCGTCCCACTGGATCGAGTGGATCAGCGAATCCATCGCGTGACGCGTCTTGTCGAGATCGTGCGGTTCGACCCACACCTGCAGCAGCTTTTCCTTGCCCGAACCGGTGCGCACGCGTTCCTCGAGCGCGACGAGCTTGCCCGCGACCAGCGCGAACAGATAGCTCGGCTTCCTGAACGGATCTTCCCAGCGGGCGAAGTGGCGGCCGTCGGGCAGATCGCCGGTTTCGAGCAGATTGCCGTTCGACAGCAGCACCGGGTACGCGGTCTTGTCCGCGCGTAGCGTGACGGTGTACGTGGCCATCACGTCGGGGCGATCGAGGAAATACGTGATGCGCCGGAAGCCCTCGGCCTCGCACTGCGTGAAAAAGTTGCCGCTCGATACGTAGAGGCCGGACAGCGTCGTGTTCTCAGCGGGATTGCACGCGCTGACGAGCGTGAGTTCGAACGCGTCGGGCACGTTGTCGACCGACAGACCGTGCTCGTGCGGACGCACAGCGGTGTACGGCGCGCCGTCGAGCGTCGCGCCGACGAACTCCAGTTGCTCGCCCATCAGTTCGAAGTGGGCGGCACGGGTGCCACGGGTAGCGTCCGGATTACGGCGCACACGCATCGTGCTGCGGACGATCGTGCGTTCGGGGACGAGATCGAATTCGAGCGCGACGGTATCGATCAGGAAAGCGGGCGGCGCGTAGTCGGCGCGGTGGATCACGACGGGAGTTGCGGTATCGGCCATGGTCTCGGATGAGAGAGGGGGATTTGGAGCCGGTTCGCGGGGTACGCGAACCGGACATGTCGGCCCATTGTACAAAGGCTCGACGGTTCCTGCGGGGCGAACTTTTTACCGCCTCGCGCAGTCAGCGTATTATCGGCCCGCCGCGCGACGCGTGGCTTACGACAGCAATACGAGGACGACCATGAAGCTCGATCGATGGACCCGCCACGCCGCACTGACGCTGGCGGCACTGAGCGTACTGTTTTCCGGCTGCACGACCTACGTGGCGAGCCGCGTGACCGCATTCTCCGACTGGAACGGCAGCGACGCGACGCGGACCTATGCGTTCACGCGCACGGCAGAGCAGCAGAATAATCTCGAGCAGGGCACCTACGAGCGGATCGTCGCCGACGAACTCGCGAGCGATGCTTTCCGCCGCGTCGATCCGGCTGCGGCCCGCTATCTGGTCGGACTCACGTATTCGACGCACGCCGACACGATGACGATCGCGCAGCCGGTCTACTACAACCCGTGGCCGGGTCCTTACTGGGGCCGTCCGTTCGATCCGTGGGGGCCGTTCGGGCCACCGTTCCCGGCGGGCTACGTGAATCAGACCTATCCGGTGTCGGTGCACACGCTCGGCATCCGGATCACCGAGCGCATGACCGGCAAGGAGGTCTACAACGTGACGGCGCGCACCGGTGGTGATGATCCGTCTTTGGTCGGCGCGATGCCGTACCTCGCGCGCAGCGCGCTCGCCGACTTCCCGCTCGCGAACGGCACAGTGCGCATGGTCAAGATTCCGCTCGATAAAAACGGTGGGCGGCCGAACGAAATGTCCGGTGCGCCGGCTGCCGCGGCGCCTGCGGCAGCGTCCGCACCGAAGGTCGTGCAGTAGGTTTTTCTTTTGCCAGTCTTGCGTGTGCAGCCGGCGTGAACGGCTGTACAAAAAGAACGGCCTCGCAGGGTGAACCTGCGAGGCCGTTCTTTTTTGCGGTGTCTGAGAATCTGTGAGGACGTCTTTATACGTGGTGCAGCGGGGACAGCGTTAAAGCGTTAGAGACCGACACCCATGATCGCGAGGGCGCCGAGCACGACGAACATCACGGCCGCGATGCCGTGCACAAGCTTCGTCGGCAGGCGATGCGCGAAGCGGTCGCCGAGCAGGATCGCCGGCACGTTCGCGATCATCATCCCGAGCGTCGTGCCCGCGACCACGCCGAAGAAGTCGTGGAAGCGCGCCGCGAGCGCGACCGTCGCGAGCTGCGTCTTGTCGCCCATCTCGGCGAGGAAGAACGTGACCACGGTTGCGCCGAACACGCCGAGCCGGGTGCGCGTCGCTTTCGCTTCTTCGTCGTCGAGCTTGTCGGGCACGAGTATCCATAACCCCATCCCGATGAACGATGCAGCGAGCGCCCAGCGCATGATGGTCGGCGTGACGAGCGAACCGAGCCACGCACCGAGCGCGCCGGCGCCTGCGTGATTGACCATCGTCGCGACGAGTACGCCGAGAATGATCGGTAGCGGTTTGCGATAGCGGGCCGCGAGGACGAGCGACAGCA
This portion of the Paraburkholderia flava genome encodes:
- a CDS encoding SDR family NAD(P)-dependent oxidoreductase, which produces MRVLITGSADGLGQMAARLLVAEGHRVVLHGRSAARSQQALDAVPGAEAVVSGDLSSLRDMADVAAQANRLGRFDSIIHNAAVGYREQRRIETEDGLPHVFAINTLAPYVLTALIDAPQRLVYLSSGLHRSGDASLDDLEWRARRWDGTAAYSDSKLHDLLLAFAVARRWPHVLSNALEPGWVATKMGGPGAPDDLDAAPRTQAWLAVSDDAAARVSGQYFYHMKPRPTHPAADDPDVQDRLLDACERLSGVALPD
- a CDS encoding Xaa-Pro dipeptidyl-peptidase, encoding MALRSTGSLHLWITALAAAASLAACGGDNGSSGSGGAATANKAVEAKQDTPSAANSPDANGAPKLSPSGVPYADITSGKYRAVIKDGQVQPSLSGNTIATDAWVDTPVDSDGDGTKDRIHVHIVRPSETADGAKTPVIVLASPYNNDLADAPDHDVDVELDGSPHPAPGVSTQSSARVLKAAPSPVSHLREEASMAMAARSWIESYFVPRGFTIVYADSLGTAGSDGCPTILTHEESVAMASVIRWLGRDAVAQDSAGKPVVADWSTGHVGMYGVSYDGTLPKMVAGLRTRGLDAIVPIAGLDNMYGYYRQAGLVRAPDGYQGEDVDVYLKALLTNAHPERCTHLIDEAYRDEDRTTGDYSAFWAAREVSPRNAVAPALIAQGLTDDNVRTDQSIGWYQSMRRQHVPTQLWLHRGTHMDPRNRPAMGAAWTTEVNRWFTRYLLGNNNAIERDAGAVIEQTDGTLLKEAQWPASSARSIRYFAGGDGSRDGVLLRYASGGPIVTFTDDAQIMALDLANTDSGAHRGRFDTAPLATASRLSGTATAKVRLAFSAVANVTGLLIDRAPDGTATIITRAWTDPRNRASIGASQPVQPGMQYDLQLTFMPRDYTLAAGHRLGFVVLSSDYEATLRPEAGTELRLDPAGTSLTVPLGAAT
- a CDS encoding class 1 fructose-bisphosphatase; protein product: MALQRRTTLTKYLIEQQRENNNLPADLRLLIEVVARACKAISYHVSKGALGDALGTAGSENVQGEVQKKLDILSNEILLEANEWGGNLAGMASEEMEQFFPIPANYPKGEYLLVFDPLDGSSNIDVNVSIGTIFSVLRSPDGQQSTEQSFLQPGTKQVAAGYAVYGPQTVFVLTTGHGVNCFTLDRELGSWVLTQSDMRIPVETREFAINASNERHWYPPVQQYVGELKDGKDGARQADFNMRWIASMVADVHRILNRGGIFMYPADMRTPDKPGKLRLMYEANPMAFIVEQAGGAATNGHKRILDIQPKSLHERVAVFLGSKNEVDRVTRYHLESKN
- the pepN gene encoding aminopeptidase N, with the protein product MADTATPVVIHRADYAPPAFLIDTVALEFDLVPERTIVRSTMRVRRNPDATRGTRAAHFELMGEQLEFVGATLDGAPYTAVRPHEHGLSVDNVPDAFELTLVSACNPAENTTLSGLYVSSGNFFTQCEAEGFRRITYFLDRPDVMATYTVTLRADKTAYPVLLSNGNLLETGDLPDGRHFARWEDPFRKPSYLFALVAGKLVALEERVRTGSGKEKLLQVWVEPHDLDKTRHAMDSLIHSIQWDEKRFGLELDLDRFMIVAVGDFNMGAMENKGLNIFNTKYVLANPETATDTDFANIEAVVGHEYFHNWTGNRVTCRDWFQLSLKEGLTVFRDQEFSADMAGGATDEAARATKRIEDVRVLRQMQFAEDAGPMAHPVRPESYVEINNFYTMTVYEKGSEVVRMYQTLFGREGFRRGMDLYFRRHDGQAVTCDDFRHALADANDRDLAQFERWYSQAGTPRVTVRTHYDAAQRQYRVTLAQSYGDAASVTPAVRDTQTGPLLIPFAIGLIGANGIDLPLRLEGETAAHGTTRVLEFTQADQTFTFIDVAEKPLPSLLRNFSAPVIVDYDYSADELAFLLAHDSDPFNRWEAGQRLATRELLGLAARAASGAPLQFDDTVIGAFARVLTDETLSPAFRELALMLPSEAYLAEQMTESNPAAVHVARQFVRKRLADALRSDWLTIYERHQTPGAYEATPDAGGHRALKNLALAYLAELDDPADAVRLAGAQYDAANNMTDRSAALSALLTASAAGDSHAVQRAQDALADFYQRFEKEPLVIDKWFALQATQRGSAQRPVIDIVRKLMSHPAFNLKNPNRARSLIFSFCAANPSQFHAEDGSGYAFWAEQVIALDALNPQVAARLARSLELWRRFTPALRDKMRSALERVAAQVKSRDVREIVEKALA
- a CDS encoding DUF4136 domain-containing protein; amino-acid sequence: MKLDRWTRHAALTLAALSVLFSGCTTYVASRVTAFSDWNGSDATRTYAFTRTAEQQNNLEQGTYERIVADELASDAFRRVDPAAARYLVGLTYSTHADTMTIAQPVYYNPWPGPYWGRPFDPWGPFGPPFPAGYVNQTYPVSVHTLGIRITERMTGKEVYNVTARTGGDDPSLVGAMPYLARSALADFPLANGTVRMVKIPLDKNGGRPNEMSGAPAAAAPAAASAPKVVQ
- a CDS encoding TMEM165/GDT1 family protein, giving the protein MEQAFLISTGAVALAEIGDKTQLLSLVLAARYRKPLPIILGVLVATMVNHAGAGALGAWLGSLVTPTIMRWALAASFIGMGLWILVPDKLDDEEAKATRTRLGVFGATVVTFFLAEMGDKTQLATVALAARFHDFFGVVAGTTLGMMIANVPAILLGDRFAHRLPTKLVHGIAAVMFVVLGALAIMGVGL